The Aquila chrysaetos chrysaetos chromosome 21, bAquChr1.4, whole genome shotgun sequence DNA window AGTGGTTTTCTAACTTTCTACAGCTGCTCTTCTTATTAAATGCTGCTGTAATGCTATTTCCTTTACAGCATTAAGATCAAATCCTATTGAGCTGTTACTTGTCTATAACATCACTCAGCTCCTGCCCAAAgacatgaaaattttaaaaggcaagactaggaaagcaagaaacaggGGCATTAATTGCAGGAGAATACAGCCAAACAGGTTTGCTATACTGCTAGGACCAATGCACAGGTCCCCTAAATCCCACTCCAGCACCCTTTGTGCTACACCAGCCTCAATCTCTTATACCATCTCCTAACACATTCAGGCAGGGAGCCTCAGTGAGAACCagtgcttttttgctttttgtgggaTGTGTaggttgttttgaaaatatgtgcTTGAGCTACTTCTGCGCTACGCTGCTAGTACACTTTAAAACTGCCAGAGCGCTGGCTTAGAGCTGCTGACCATGCCAAGCCACCCCATCCTGGCAGCACCTTCTCCCTACTTGTGGTTGAGCATTTCACTTGAAATACAAATCCTTCAATTAATGCAGAGCAGCCTGGAGTGGAGGCAGGAGGGCCAACAACTGTACTGGTGAACAGGTGCCAGCAAAGAGCTGGATTTAGCCCTAAAACAATAAGAGGCTGGAGTTTGCTGCTACTGTCACGCTCAGGCTGAAGTTATTCCTcttgcatgtttatttttggtAAAACGTTTCCGAGTGCCACTCCCTGATGGGAGATAGGCAAGCAAATCCCTCGGGTATCTCAGGACATTTGTTACTGGAGTTGCTGGCAGACTCTCTAGGTCCGTTCCTATCGAAGGGTGTCCTTTCTTTAGCCTCAATCTTAACTGCTCTGGGTTTGATGCTGCCAGCAGATCACTGTGCATTTCTAAATCTCTAGACCGAGTTTCTGGGATGCAGAAGGTGTTTACCACCAACCAGGGTGAGCTGTATGCTTTCCCttccatcctgctgctgcttctgcctagTAAGGTAGCAGGCCTTTTGTGAAGCCGGAAGCCACGGCAGTCCGGAGGTTGTACTGCTATCGCCACACTCGACGGGAACTCGGGGGAGGTTTCCTGTCCAGTTATCTCAAGCACCATATTTAAGTTTCTTGGTAATGTTTGTAAGCTGcaacagctgagctggggcttaCTGCATCTCCTGTTCACACAGCTGACCTGGGAAATTGCTCAGATTTTGCCCTAAGAGCTCTGCGATTAGGCATGCAGCTAGTGCCCTCAGCTAGCAGAGATGTGGCTGATCTAGGAAAAGAGTGCcaatattttcctctgctccactcAACCCTTTCGTGCCTCTGTTATCTTGCTCCTGCCCAGAATACTTTCAGCTTGGTCCCTGTGAAGGGATATCAAACCACAGCCCTCTCATTCAAGCTCCTcctaaaaacatttcttcagagaCCACAAGAAGTGACTAACCACTATTCACCCCACTTCATAAGTGCCTGGAATTACACAGCGagctgtctttatttttttgtattacacaaaatggagcagaaaaacaaatccaggAATAACTAACAGTGGTACTGCCCATTTTAGCTGGGAGTCagaagttcagatttttttcccccggcATTTCTAATCTGCTGCCAATTTTCAAACACTTCCCCTCTTGGCTCAGAAGTTACAGTGACCCCTATTCCAACAGGGAACAATGTCATCACCTCTGTAACATCTCTGGTCACTCCAAGcccaaaaggaaaggagaaagtttCTTCACAAATTGACCCAATTTCCCTACCtggcatcttaaaaaaaaaagtcatcatttCAGTCTCAGCTAATCAGCAGGgatccaaaagaaaacagctgggCTTCACACTGGGTCCTACCATGGTTTCTTCACAAACCTGTACTGATTCCACAACTGGCACAGAGCAACACGAGCCTTGCACAGCTGATATGACTGCTACTGCTCACAGATTTCTGCTCCACACACAGAGATACATGCGCAGGTGCTACAGTGATAGGCTGAGAGTTAACGGGGGAGTCTATTGGTTTCGGGAGGCCTTTTCTCAACCTGCATGTATGATTCCCTTGTACATGGGACTTCTGAGGTTTCCTAGTGTTAAGCTGGACAAGACAGATTTGTAATACCCAGAACCTAGTGCAAAATGCAATGTCCACTCAAATGTTTTGACAATCTTAAGGGCTTGAAAGACTTGCTTGTAACAAACAGGAATGCACTGCCATCATTAGAGCCACCACCATTGCCCACTTTTCACCTAGGGATGGATATTTAACCTCCCAAAAGGCTATGTCATTTTGTGTAGAAACAGATGCAAGGCAGCTCTGACCAGACCCCCACTCAGCGTGTAGTCACATTAAGAAGGCATTTTGCTCACATTATGCACCCAGCCCCTTGGCAAGGCTTTCTGCTACAGGCTCAGCACCAAACGATCGAGGCCACACAACTTCTGACAGGtttggagcagggagagagctCATTTAGATCTGCCAGAGAAATGATCTGATGAGCTATACAGGACATGggccttctttttatttctctgttcttaCACTGTGTGCCAGGACTCTGGTATTCTAGATGCTGTGTTGTAACCAGCACCAGCTAACAAAAATCAACAACCACCACCCCTACTACTTTTTTAGGTAAGAAAACCCAAGGGCCACAGGGAAATTGCTGAATGCCGTTTGTCCACATCACACTTCAAAACTCTAAATTTGTCGAAAGCATTCTTCTTACAAGTTTCTACTTCAAATTAACtaaatgcagagaggaaaaaaattaacgGTAGTGCCtacaaatatataaatttcTGCTACAGCCTTCTTCTAGAGGCACTGATAGAAACAAATGGCCAAAGGGCCATAGGAAGAGCAGCTCTGGAAGTTTACACTAATAGCTTAGGGATATGCCAGTTAACTGGCTCCTCTCAAACTGATATAAAAGCTGTATCTACTGCCATCATTCATATGACAGTCTACTTAACTGAAAACCCCAATGAGGGATACATAAAAACGCTTGCAAGTGCAAAGCATCTTCATAAGATGTATAACAGCATGGTCTTATTGAAAATATTATAGTAAAAGTTACTCATACCTTTCCGTTTTTGAGCCGTCCAGAGGAGACAATTCTAGAGATGTGCACTTGGAACGGATGGCACTCGTCGTTACAGTTAAATTGTTCCCCGCTGTCTGTTATCTCCACAGAGTTTTGCTCTACAAATGAAGTGGTTCCACGCTTTTTAATGCGGCAATCAGTCTGCTCTAAAACCTGTCCTTTAACTGtggcacattttaaaaaagtcactACAGAAAAGTCAACATCAGCAACTGGAGAGCAGCCCAGGTCTGCAGCATCCAGATTATTCACAGGAAGGTCTTGAGAACGTGGCAGGTCCCTGCCCATGACCTGTGTCTTCTCCAGAGTACTATCAGTGTCTTGAATCTCTTTAGTCAGGGTCATCTGTGTACAGTGGATCAGAGCCTCAGTCACTGCAGAAGAGTCACCAtctgcagctggagaacagCCCAAGTCCACAGTATCCAGATTATTCACAGGAAGACCTTGAGAACACGGCaggtccctgcccatggcctGTGTCTTCTCCAGTGTTCTCCCAGAGTCTCGAATCCCCAGCTCACCTCTAGACAAGTCTTGCCAAGGCAGCTCAGGATTTCTCAAGTCCTGCATATCCAGTTCTGTCTTTGAAAGCTCCTGAGCCACTGCTGGAGATGGATCCATGTCTTTAGCAACCACTGGAGCACACGCCATGTCCTCAGTATCAAGTTTAGTCAGCGATGTCTGTGGAAGTTGGATCAAAGCCTCGGTCACTGCAGAAGAGTCACCAtctgcagctggagaacagCCCAAGTCCACAGTATCCAGATTATTCACAGGAAGACCTTGAGAACACGGCAGGTCCCTGCCCACAACCTGTGTCTTCTCCAGTGTTCTCCCAGAGTCTCGAATCCCCAGCTCACCTCTAGACAAGTCTTGCCAAGGCAGCTCAGGATTTCTCAAGTCCTGCATATCCAGTTCTGTCTTTGAAAGCTCCTGAGCCACTGCTGAAGATGAATCCATGTCTTTAGCAACCACTGGAGCACACGCCATGTCCTCGGTGTCAAGTTTAGTCAGCAATGTCTGTGGAAGGTGGATCAGAGCCTCGGTTACTGCAGAAAAGTCACCATCTGCAGCTGAAGAATGGCCCAGGTCTGCAGTATCCAGATTATTCACACGAAGACCTTGAGAACATGGCAGGTCCCCACCCACAACCTGTGTCTTCTCTGGAATACTGCCCGAATCCTGAATCTGTTTAGTCGGAGTTGTCTGTGAAATGTCAATCAGATCCTCGGAGGGGTCTTTAGTATTTAGCTCAGTGAAACAGTCATCTGCAAGCTCTGGCAGGTGGGAGATGGATGGTTCTGGCCCAAAGGGAGAAAGTGATGTTTCATTAAATCTATCATTCTCACTGCCCAGGGCAGAGGAACCAATGTCTTGTGACACTCCTGTGGTTTTGCAGTGCTGCATGGGCTCCTTCCCTACCAAACTCTCAAAGCTCAGATTGTCCCATGTGCCTGAATCTGGGGACTGCAGACATGCTCCCACCGTGCAGAAGGCCCTTGCACTCTCGTTCTCGATAACCAAGTCCTCCTTGTGGGAGGTAACATCCTGCCTCCAGCTTCGGAAACTCCGCTGAGGCCTTTTCTCATCAGGTGAAAATGCCCTTGAGGAGCCTCGCAGCCTCCGAGCTGCCTCGGCCACACTGGTGAAGAACCTCACAACACCCCCAAAGTGAGTGGCTTTGGTTGCACTGTTTGATTTTTTCCGCTGGCTGAGATTCTCCTCACATCTCATATCAAAGTCGAAATAAGGAGTAGAATGATCAGTTATATTTTCTAAGTTCTGGAAATTGGTTTCAGCCCTTTGATCTGGAAGCTTTGAATTATCTTTGCTAGTTAATGAAATTCCTTTCAGATAGCTCCAGACATCAgagcttcttcctcttctgctctccTGTGGGAGCACAGTACACCTCTTTTGATTGTCCCCTTCTGTAATTGCAGGACTcctgaagttttcaaaattcaaaGACTCGCTCTTTCTAGCTGGTATTCTATGGCAGTTACTATCATTACCTTCACTGTGTAATCTGACACTAATATCCCTGAGACATTTACTTTCATTGGCATCAGTTTCAGGAATGCTGATATTCAGTTCTATGTCTTCAAAAGAAGAATCCAAATCGTCAATGTACCCCGCATATGAGTGGCGGGAGGGCCTCCGACTGTCACCCAATTTCTTAACCCTGTAGACAGCTCTTTGCCCACTGGCTTGATGGTCCTCCTCAGGGTCACAAGCAACCTGAACTCTGGATGCTCTCAAATCCACATTCTTAGGCATCCTGGAggttcttcccttttttaatgGCCTTACCCTGTCCAAGAaggatgttttttttaattctgagaCCTCAGAGGTAACTCCCAGTAGGATCATGGACTGGGGTCTTCCTTTATTCGTAGAGAGTCCTTTCCTTCGTCTAACAAAATTCCAGATCCGGTTGCCCTTGGTCACCTTCTTATACCTGGGTGCTTCCTCCCGTTCATTCGAGATCGCATCACTGGAGGTGCAGCGCTCAGCACCACAGACCTCCAGTGTGTCAGTACTACCTTCCTCCATGTTTGCGTGGAAAATCCTGCTTGCATATCCATTTGGAGCTATCACAGGACCAGTATGCTGGCGACCCTCTATAACTTCCATCGCCCCAACTCACAAGCTGGTATCAGGGGTCACAGATGCATTGTCTTCAGATTGTTGTCTTCACAagacttaaggaaaaaagaacaaaggaatgCAATTAAGAgcagaaaggtttttttgaagacatttttgttAAAGCATCACAGGTCAAATCTTATCCCAGTGGCAGTGGTggttttgccattgatttcagtgaggcTGAAATTTTGCTCCCAAACcatataaattttaaagcaacttaAAGCTGATTTAAATGACTGAAGATTTAGTGACCGCAAATAAACTTCCTGCATTAATAAAGTTACCACAAAGTATACACAGAATATCATAAATCACATCTTCGTTTTGCAAATCACTAGGACTCTAAATACGTCAGAGTACatgacagagaggaaaagaggaaattacAGTAAAGCGTCCCTGCGCATGTCACTGTCATCTTCACCAGCCCCATCTGCCAGGAACTGGCAAGGCACTCCCAATGAATTCAGTCTCTTCAGGCAGGCATTCAAAGAAAAGTCAGGATGAGCCTTTTCCTGGAACCAATGCAATTCTGAAATACTACAATATCAGAAAACTCACGGAATATCCAAGCCAGGTTTTTCCTACTATAGCTATGGCACCAGCAAGGAAATCCCTTGCTGGAACTGCACTGCTAAATGAAAGCTGCTTGGCCACCACTCAATGCTACACAAAACACATGTGTTCCCCTCAAGTGAGTTCCACCCTAAGTGAACAGAATTAAAACTACAAATACCCTATATGCAACAGCAATGGAAACCACTCCAAACCCTTTGTGGGAATACATTTGAACTCCTGCTCGTACAGATCCTAAAGCTTCCCTTCCACTGGTGTACCTCTGCCCTGTCTCCCTGCTACACCTTCATAAGGTGGTCCTGGGTTTGCTATCTACCTTTGTGACATGCAGAACTACATGCCAGGCACTAAACGGGGTTAAATTCCCCCAATTCCCAATCCTACTCTCAGGTGGAAGAAGGATGCAAGAGCAGGAGCAAGAAGGGGTACAGCCCATGAGACACAGGTTTGACAATAGAAAAACTCCATTTTCCCCCGAGCAGAGGGAGAACAGGCAGTCACACTGCAGCGCTCTGACACAACGTCATGAAGCTCACTCTCTGCTCTCATCCATTTTACTCTTACTGCTCTTGAACAGTCCCTGTATctataaaaaaccccattaCACTCACTATTTCTATTAAAACGAAGGTTATTAATGCAGCTGCTACTGCCCTGGACACCTCATGGACAAGGAAAGGCTCACCCTTGCATTCAGTCAAGTAAGCCTCTCTTTCTACCTTGCCACCACATGTCTATCTTCAATAAGCAATGACCCGTGAGACCTCCATGGGCGGCAGAGGCACCAAGGAACCAAAGCACAGCCAAGTGAGGTCGAAAACCTTAACAGAAACAACTACTATCGTGCTTTTTTATGATCAACAGTCATCTGGCTTTCACTACAGGCGACACAGGGGTTGTGCCAAGCATTTTTGGCACCAACTGTACTTAGGGTagcaaaaatgaatgtttgctactgtggtgggttgactgTGGCCAGCTCCCAGATGTCCACTCCACCAAACTATTACTCCCCCTTCCCAAACAGGACAGGGGGAAAaagtaagatgaaaaagctcatgggttgataTAAAGATATGGAGATCCcttaccaattactgtcacaggcaaaacagacttgacttggggaaaattaatttgatttattgccaattaaaatgaTTTggataatgagaaacaaagataaaactAACACACCACCTTAACCCCACCCACCCCGCTTTTCCCATGGCTCAACTTCCCTCCTTCACTCCTGATGGCTCTACCTCCCACCCCAAGGGGCACAGGGGAATGGGGAATTGGGAGAGATACGGTCAGGACATAACAGTTCCTCTCTAccactccctcctcctcatGCTTTTTCCATGCTGCTGCATGGGGCCTCCACAGGCCACAATTCCTGTCAGGAGAACCTTCTCCTGCATGCGGCCTCCACAGGCCACAATTCCTGTCAGGAGAACCTTCTCCTGCATGGGGCCTCCACAGGCCACAATTCCTGTCAGGAGAACCTTCTCCTGCATGGGGACCTCCACAGGCCACAATTCCTGTCAGGAGAACCTTCTCCTGCATGGGGACCTCCACAGGCCACAATTCCTGTCAGGAGAACCTTCTCCTGCATGGGGACCTCCACAGACCACAATTCCTGTCAGGAGAACCTTCTCCTGCATGGGGACCTCCACAGGCCACAATTCCTGTCAGGAGAACCTTCTCCTGCATGGGGCCTCCACAGGCCACAATTCCTGTCAGGAGAACCTTCTCCTGCATGGGGACCTCCACAGGCCACAATTCCTGTCAGGAGAACCTTCTCCTGCATGGGGACCTCCACAGGCCACAATTCCTGTCAGGAGAACCTTCTCCTGCATGGGGACCTCCACAGACCACAATTCCTGTCAGGAGAACCTTCTCCTGCATGGGGACCTCCACAGGCCACAATTCCTGTCAGGAGAACCTTCTCCTGCATGGGGCCTCCACAGGCCACAATTCCTGTCAGGAGAACCTTCTCCTGCATGGGGACCTCCACAGGCCACAATTCCTGTCAGGAGAACCTTCTCCTGCATGGGGACCTCCACAGGCCACAATTCCTGTCAGGAGAACCTTCTCCTGCATGGGGACCTCCACAGGCCACAATTCCTGTCAGGAGAACCTTCTCCTGCATGGGGACCTCCACAAGCCACAATTCCTGTCAGGAGAACCTTCTCCTGCATGGGGACCTCCACAGGCCACAATTCCTGTCAGGAGAACCTTCTCCTGCATGGGGACCTCCACAAGCCACAATTCCTGTCAGGAGAACCTTCTCCTGCATGGGGACCTCCACAAGCCACAATTCCTGTCAGGAGAACCTTCTCCTGCATGGGGACCTCCACAGGCCACAATTCCTGTCAGGAGAACCTTCTCCTGCATGGGGACCTCCACAGGCCACAATTCCTGTCAGGAGAACCTTCTCCTGCATGGGGACCTCCACAGACCACAATTCCTGTCAGGAGAACCTTCTCCTGCATGGGGACCTCCACAGGCCACAATTCCTGTCAGGAGAACCTTCTCCTGCATGGGGCCTCCACAGGCCACAATTCCTGTCAGGAGAACCTTCTCCTGCATGGGGACCTCCACAGGCCACAATTCCTGTCAGGAGAACCTTCTCCTGCATGGGGACCTCCACAGGCCACAATTCCTGTCAGGAGAACCTTCTCCTGCATGGGGACCTCCACAGGCCACAATTCCTGTCAGGAGAACCTTCTCCTGCATGGGGACCTCCACAAGCCACAATTCCTGTCAGGAGAACCTTCTCCTGCATGGGGACCTCCACAGGCCACAATTCCTGTCAGGAGAACCTTCTCCTGCATGGGGACCTCCACAAGCCACAATTCCTGTCAGGAGAACCTTCTCCTGCATGGGGACCTCCACAGGCCACAATTCCTGTCAGGAGAACCTTCTCCTGCATGGGGCCTCCACAGGCCACAATTCCTGTCAGGAGAACCTTCTCCTGCATGGGGCCTCCACAGGCCACAATTCCTGTCAGGAGAACCTTCTCCTGCATGGGGCCTCCACAGGCCACAATTCCTGTCAGGAGAACCTTCTCCTGCATGGGGCCTCCAGAGGCCACAATTCCTGTCAGGAGAACCTTCCCCTGCATGGGGCCTCCACAGACCGTGATTCCCATCAAGGaacatccccctgctccagcacctcctccctcccatcttcactgacctcaggGTTCACAGTGCTCTTTCTCACTGCTCTTTTATCCCCCCTCACTCCTCTCTGGtgtttttgccctttcttaaacatGTCTCCAGAGAAGCACTGCCAGCGCCACTGACGGGCTCCGCTCTGGGCTGTGGTGCGGCCGCTGTGGAGCCGGCCATGCCCAGCACTGGGCAGCCCCCGCCTTTCCTCACAGtggcccccgcagcccccgctaCCAACACCTCGCCAAACACACCCCACACAGTTACACAGCCTGACTGTACAGCAATTAACTTCCACACACGCCTCCTCGCTTTGCTTTGGCCATCTATTTACTCAGCCTGCTGCCTTTTGTACTCTTTTAAAATCTCGATGGAGATTTTAAAAGAGAACCTCCTTCCCCAGGCAAAGGCCTGTTTTGGGGCCTCGGCGCTGCCTGCCACCACTTAAACCCCGTAGCATAAATTCACACAGGAGCTGTGTTGCCCTGGGTCCATATGGAGATCACGGGAAGCTTTTGTTCCCTAAAAAACAAGGCTTTAGCGGGACTGGTGCCCAAGGAGGAGACCAGCTCCTCATTCCCTGGGCTCTCACCCCGGGTCTGCAAGTTATTCACAGACATCCCTGCTGCAATTTAAAGAGTAACACATTTGAATGGATTTGAAGGAGCGGAAGAAAAAAGACCATTTGAGTAGTTTCAAGTTGTGCAGCCAACTGgcagcaaaagacaaaaatcacaaaaggtccctattttttttgttttctctttccagttttatgttttattgtttttggCTGGGTGGATCCTGCATGAGGAAAGAAGATTCAAAGGAAACAGGCTTGTCTGCAAAGGCTTTGGAGGGATGctagcagagaggaaagagaggcTGCTTCTCATGTGTCAAGCAAAAGAGAGCCTGTAACAGGAGACAGATCCTGCACAGCCTTCCCCAAAGAAGCAACACAACCCAGAAACGCAGGGCGCAAGGGtggctttaaaattaaaaaatatatatatttaatttttttaaaagcagctttaaacCGGACGTAAACTAGAGCTGCCACCACGAAGCCAGACCTGAGTGCTCTAAATAATAGGGGACCAGTGCTTGGTGGCTCCTCTAGGCCTTCCCTTCCACCACAGCCTCACCTGTACATCTCCTAATCTTGGAAACCATCACCGTTGCTTTGACAAAGCTCTCCCTGAGGGATAAGCGGAATTGCAGGACACGGGTGTGGTGCTCAAAACGCCTTTTGACCAGCTGCTAGCAAATACTCAGAGTGAGAAAAGCACCTTGTTGTTGTCTAATTCACACCAATTAAGCCTGCAGGACTGCACGCACTGAAATCACTAGCTAACCTTGGCAGGAACCAACTCACAGCAGGGCAACTTTGTTAGCACCCACAATCCCAGCACTCTCACCTGAACCAGATCCAGCCGAGGACTGGCATTGCCTCACCCAGAGCAAAGCCTCCCAGCACCGAGGCAAACTCTCTTCATTTCAACAAATTTCAGCCAGCTTTGCTCAGTCTTCCCCAACTGGGTGCCAAAATCTGCTATGCTCTGTCAACTGATACAGCCACCAAAATTAGCGTCTGCCACTGTACAAACACACAACAGCAGCATGCTTGAGGGAGACCTATGCTTTAAAtaagccaaagagaaaaaaggtggCCTTATCAACCAAACTACACAGGCTCAGGGGCATTAAGGCCCataatgacaaaataaaatttaagtatGGAGGAGAACAGCCGTGAAAGTATCTGATGAGCCATTACTCATCTTTCTGGGGCGCACGAGAAGGAGGTTTTGAAGAAACGCTTTGAACATATTTTTGAGAACACCTATTAGCCAGAAAACTACAACAGTTAGTTAATTACAGGAGCTATGCGGGTCCCTACCCTGCCCGCTGCACAAGACCCTGTTGTTCTTCTTGTCACACAAGCAGTAGCCCTTCATTCTGAAAATTGACCTTCCTTTTCCAGGTCACTGAGGTGGACAAGTAAGTTAGGATTGCATAAAATCCCAAGCTAATGGCACCAGGTGTGTTACACAAACATCTGTATCTATGGCCATGATTCCCCCTCCAAattctttccattatttttgtattatccAAATCTTTTAAGAAACAACCAGGTACTTTGTATCTCACTCAGGATTGCATAACATTTCCTTGGCAACAAGGCTTTTCTTGCATGATACAGGTGGGAGTAATAGCAATTTTGCTCCTTTTAAGTGTTATTTAGCAGACGGATACAAGAGCAGAAATAACACCACGGGCCCAGGTAACGACCAGCGAAGTCAACAG harbors:
- the ARHGEF9 gene encoding rho guanine nucleotide exchange factor 9 isoform X7 — its product is MEVIEGRQHTGPVIAPNGYASRIFHANMEEGSTDTLEVCGAERCTSSDAISNEREEAPRYKKVTKGNRIWNFVRRRKGLSTNKGRPQSMILLGVTSEVSELKKTSFLDRVRPLKKGRTSRMPKNVDLRASRVQVACDPEEDHQASGQRAVYRVKKLGDSRRPSRHSYAGYIDDLDSSFEDIELNISIPETDANESKCLRDISVRLHSEGNDSNCHRIPARKSESLNFENFRSPAITEGDNQKRCTVLPQESRRGRSSDVWSYLKGISLTSKDNSKLPDQRAETNFQNLENITDHSTPYFDFDMRCEENLSQRKKSNSATKATHFGGVVRFFTSVAEAARRLRGSSRAFSPDEKRPQRSFRSWRQDVTSHKEDLVIENESARAFCTVGACLQSPDSGTWDNLSFESLVGKEPMQHCKTTGVSQDIGSSALGSENDRFNETSLSPFGPEPSISHLPELADDCFTELNTKDPSEDLIDISQTTPTKQIQDSGSIPEKTQVVGGDLPCSQGLRVNNLDTADLGHSSAADGDFSAVTEALIHLPQTLLTKLDTEDMACAPVVAKDMDSSSAVAQELSKTELDMQDLRNPELPWQDLSRGELGIRDSGRTLEKTQVVGRDLPCSQGLPVNNLDTVDLGCSPAADGDSSAVTEALIQLPQTSLTKLDTEDMACAPVVAKDMDPSPAVAQELSKTELDMQDLRNPELPWQDLSRGELGIRDSGRTLEKTQAMGRDLPCSQGLPVNNLDTVDLGCSPAADGDSSAVTEALIHCTQMTLTKEIQDTDSTLEKTQVMGRDLPRSQDLPVNNLDAADLGCSPVADVDFSVVTFLKCATVKGQVLEQTDCRIKKRGTTSFVEQNSVEITDSGEQFNCNDECHPFQVHISRIVSSGRLKNGKPMSHPSQPSPQAPPFKVLVERCRSEPLSQSTPMGLDQVGGRMQHLLRRRAENEQSSKTLKVRGNCRNGGRRWNLFKPGAEKLQISRYDRPGLCTVRLSVPQ
- the ARHGEF9 gene encoding rho guanine nucleotide exchange factor 9 isoform X8, whose protein sequence is MEVIEGRQHTGPVIAPNGYASRIFHANMEEGSTDTLEVCGAERCTSSDAISNEREEAPRYKKVTKGNRIWNFVRRRKGLSTNKGRPQSMILLGVTSEVSELKKTSFLDRVRPLKKGRTSRMPKNVDLRASRVQVACDPEEDHQASGQRAVYRVKKLGDSRRPSRHSYAGYIDDLDSSFEDIELNISIPETDANESKCLRDISVRLHSEGNDSNCHRIPARKSESLNFENFRSPAITEGDNQKRCTVLPQESRRGRSSDVWSYLKGISLTSKDNSKLPDQRAETNFQNLENITDHSTPYFDFDMRCEENLSQRKKSNSATKATHFGGVVRFFTSVAEAARRLRGSSRAFSPDEKRPQRSFRSWRQDVTSHKEDLVIENESARAFCTVGACLQSPDSGTWDNLSFESLVGKEPMQHCKTTGVSQDIGSSALGSENDRFNETSLSPFGPEPSISHLPELADDCFTELNTKDPSEDLIDISQTTPTKQIQDSGSIPEKTQVVGGDLPCSQGLRVNNLDTADLGHSSAADGDFSAVTEALIHLPQTLLTKLDTEDMACAPVVAKDMDSSSAVAQELSKTELDMQDLRNPELPWQDLSRGELGIRDSGRTLEKTQVVGRDLPCSQGLPVNNLDTVDLGCSPAADGDSSAVTEALIQLPQTSLTKLDTEDMACAPVVAKDMDPSPAVAQELSKTELDMQDLRNPELPWQDLSRGELGIRDSGRTLEKTQAMGRDLPCSQGLPVNNLDTVDLGCSPAADGDSSAVTEALIHCTQMTLTKEIQDTDSTLEKTQVMGRDLPRSQDLPVNNLDAADLGCSPVADVDFSVVTFLKCATVKGQVLEQTDCRIKKRGTTSFVEQNSVEITDSGEQFNCNDECHPFQVHISRIVSSGRLKNGKPMSHPSQPSPQAPPFKVLVERCRSEPLSQSTPMGLDQVGGRMQHLLRRRAENEQSSKTLKVRGNCRNGGRRWNLFKPGAEKLQISRMLWL
- the ARHGEF9 gene encoding rho guanine nucleotide exchange factor 9 isoform X5, which codes for MEVIEGRQHTGPVIAPNGYASRIFHANMEEGSTDTLEVCGAERCTSSDAISNEREEAPRYKKVTKGNRIWNFVRRRKGLSTNKGRPQSMILLGVTSEVSELKKTSFLDRVRPLKKGRTSRMPKNVDLRASRVQVACDPEEDHQASGQRAVYRVKKLGDSRRPSRHSYAGYIDDLDSSFEDIELNISIPETDANESKCLRDISVRLHSEGNDSNCHRIPARKSESLNFENFRSPAITEGDNQKRCTVLPQESRRGRSSDVWSYLKGISLTSKDNSKLPDQRAETNFQNLENITDHSTPYFDFDMRCEENLSQRKKSNSATKATHFGGVVRFFTSVAEAARRLRGSSRAFSPDEKRPQRSFRSWRQDVTSHKEDLVIENESARAFCTVGACLQSPDSGTWDNLSFESLVGKEPMQHCKTTGVSQDIGSSALGSENDRFNETSLSPFGPEPSISHLPELADDCFTELNTKDPSEDLIDISQTTPTKQIQDSGSIPEKTQVVGGDLPCSQGLRVNNLDTADLGHSSAADGDFSAVTEALIHLPQTLLTKLDTEDMACAPVVAKDMDSSSAVAQELSKTELDMQDLRNPELPWQDLSRGELGIRDSGRTLEKTQVVGRDLPCSQGLPVNNLDTVDLGCSPAADGDSSAVTEALIQLPQTSLTKLDTEDMACAPVVAKDMDPSPAVAQELSKTELDMQDLRNPELPWQDLSRGELGIRDSGRTLEKTQAMGRDLPCSQGLPVNNLDTVDLGCSPAADGDSSAVTEALIHCTQMTLTKEIQDTDSTLEKTQVMGRDLPRSQDLPVNNLDAADLGCSPVADVDFSVVTFLKCATVKGQVLEQTDCRIKKRGTTSFVEQNSVEITDSGEQFNCNDECHPFQVHISRIVSSGRLKNGKPMSHPSQPSPQAPPFKVLVERCRSEPLSQSTPMGLDQVGGRMQHLLRRRAENEQSSKTLKVRGNCRNGGRRWNLFKPGAEKLQISREKSREAKANSVAEGASGGLQEAAGDFFPSSSSCTKQSCGFCSHLPQRCVMTLSKSWDCA